The Triticum aestivum cultivar Chinese Spring chromosome 5A, IWGSC CS RefSeq v2.1, whole genome shotgun sequence genomic sequence ACCTCggtataatttttattatgtttgagatgctttgtactttcggtgaatctttataatagatctgattCTTTTgaccaaagaaaaaaaaacaagaaatACAATTTCTTTTCAAATTCTTACACATACTTTCTATCATGTGCCAAACAGATAATTAAGAATAAAATGAACCATCTCATGTCTAATTTCGATACAACTTCCTGCTCTAAACTCCTGTTCCCTTTTCCAAATATTGCCGAACACGCTATGATAAAAAAAACGCGAGGAGGCCTCATCGTCAGATCTGATTCAGCAGCTGCCTTCCCTTCACTTCAGTCGTGAAGCAAACCATACTCCAAAGAATGGCGGGGGACAGCGAGCTTCTTCCCCGGATCGCGGTGGTCGGCGCGGGCATCTTCGCGCGCACGCAGTACATCCCCAGGCTCCGCGAGATCTCCCACCTCGTCGTCCTCAAGGCCATCTGGAGCCGCACCCAGGTCAGGTGTCTCCCCCTCCCCTGCCCCCTCTTACTCCTTTCCCGTGCCGTGACTCTAAAGCTTAGCCGCTTCTGCTCGTCGTGTGTAATCTGACTGTCGCGGCGCCATCCTCCAGGAATCCGCAGAGGCTGCTGCGGAGCTCGCCCGCGATTTTGCGCCTGGCATCGAGTGTAAATGGGGCGACGCGGGGCTGGAGGAGATCATGGGAGACCCTTCCATCCTGGGTGTCGCCGTCGTTCTTGCAGGCCAAGTCCAGGTATGTACTATAGTATGGTTCATGGAGAATTCCTTTTGTTTCAGAATGATTGATGCTCTGAGAATTTACTTCAGTGTCCACTTGTGTAAAGAGCAATTGGTACAATGCTGGACTGCTAAAGTAGCCCAAAACCCAGCCAAGTGTTCCACTCACTGTTGTACAAATGTGCAGGTTGAGCTTTCCTTGAAGATGCTCAAGGCAGGAAAGCATGTGATCCAAGGTAAGTGGGAAAACATATGAAAGTATGAAACTAATCTTAACTGTCTGATTTGAGCTATATGACCGGCAGCGACAGTAAATAATTCTTTCTCTTGGTTATTACTATCTCATTACCTTGTTAAATATCCTAATTGGTTTCTCGCGGTTTGCATGGTGTATTTCCTGATGCTCTGAAGAGAAACCGGCCTCTGGATGTAAGTACATGTAGCTTTTCAGCGCTTCTTTCATGAGCATCATAATGGATACAACGTATGTGATCAGCTTTGTCCAAAAACTTCAGCGACAACCGAAGCAGAAACTGCGCTATCAGTCTACAACTCATTCCCAAACAAGTTCCCCTATAAGCCAATTTGGGCTCTTGGAGAGAACTACAGATTTGAACCTGCATTTGTGGAGGTAAACATTTGCAACcgtaattttttattgttagttTACTTCTGTAATCTCTGGACTTCTATCAACAGTCAAGCAAGTTGATGAACGATATTGGtgatatgatgaacatccaagttatTGTTGAAGGATCAATGAACAGTTCAAACCCATATTTCAATAGCTCCTGGAGACGAAATTTTGTGGTAAGGAATCAAGTCGCACAGCATCTTTTTTCTTTCAGTGCAACGTGCTTTATCTGCATTTCTCCTTACCATACATATAACCCCACTGTCCAAGCTAAACATTTCAGCTTACCTAACACATATGAGTAATGTATACTTGATTGGTTTGTGCTTAGCTGCACATTCACTAAACATAAGGCACTTATATGTTGTGTCAAAGGAGGATTTCGTATGCACATCTTGCCAACCAATACTTCTATACCATAGCAAAGTCAATGTAATGTTTGAATAAATTGCATGTTTTTTCTTTTGACCAATGTCATTTCAactaaacaacaacaacaacaacaacaaagcctttagtcccaaacaagttggggtaggctagaggtgaaacccataagatctcgcaaccaactcatggctctggcacatggatagcaagcttccacgcacccctgtccatagctagctctttgtcgatactccaatccttcaggtctctcttaacggactcctcccatgtcaaaatcggtcgaccccgccctctcttgacattctccgcacgctttagccgtccgctatgcactggagcttctggaggcctgcgctgaatatgcccaaaccatctcaaacgatgttggacaagcttctcctcaattggtgctaccccaactctatctcgtatatcatcattccggactcgatccttcctcgtgtggccacacatccatctcaacatacgcatctccgccacacctaactgttgaacatgtcgccttttagtcggccaacactccgcgccatacaacattgcgggtcgaaccgccgtcctatagaacttgccttttagcttttgtggcactctcttgtcacagagaatgccagaagcttggcgccacttcttccatccggctttgattcgatggttcacatcttcatcaatacccccatcctcctgcaacattgaccccaaataccgaaaggtgtccttccgaggtaccacatggccatcaaggctaacctcctcctcctcacagctagtagtactgaaaccgcacatcatgtactcggttttagttctactaagcctaaaccctttcgattccaaggtttgtctccataactctaacttcctatttacccccgtccgactatcgtcaactagcaccacatcatccgcaaagagcatacatcatgggatatctccttgtataccccttgtgacctcatccatcaccaatgcaaaaagataagggctcaaagctgacccctgatgcagtcctatcttaatcgggaagtcatcggtgtcgacatcacttgttcgaacacttgtcacaacattattgtacatgtccttgatgagggtaatgtactttgctgggactttgtgtttctccaaggcccactacatgacattccgcggtatcttatcataggccttctccaagtcaatgaacaccatatgcaagtccttcttatgctccctatatctctccataagttgtcgtaccaagaaaatggcttccatggtcgacctcccaggcatgaaaccaaactgatttttggtcacgcttgtcattcttcttaagcggtgctcaatgactctctcccatagcttcattgtatggctcatcagcttaattccacggtaattagtacaactctgaacatcccccttgttcttgaagattggtactaatatactccgtctccattcttctggcatcttgtttgcccgaaaaatgaggttgaaaagcttggttagccatactatcgctatgtccccgagacctttccacacctcaatggggatacaatcagggcccatcgccttgcctcctttcatcctttttaaagcctccttcacctcagactcctggatgcgccgcacaaaacgcatgctggtctcatcaaaggagtcattcagttcaatggtagaactctcattctccccattgaacagcttgtcgaagtactcccgccatctatgcttaatctcttcgtccttcaccaagagttggcctgctccgtccttgatgcatttgacttggccaatatccctcgtcttcctctcccggatcttagccatcttatagatgtccctttcaccttccttcgtgcctaaccgttggtagaggtcctcatatgcccgaccccttgcttcaccaacagctcgctttgcggccttcttcgccatcttgtacttctctatgttgtctgcactcctatccaggtataggcgtctgaagcaatctttcttctctttaagtgccttctggacatcatcattccaccaccaggtatccttatcttcgcttctccttcccctggacactccaaactcctccgaggccaccttacgaatgcaagtcgccatcttcatccacacattgtccgcatcccctccttcctcccaagggccctccttaaataccctctccttgaacacctgagctacctcccccttgagcttccaccacttcgttctagcgaccttggcacgcttatcccgctggacacgaatccgaaagcggaagtcagcaaccaccagcttatgctggggtacaacactctccccaggtatcaccttacagtctaggcacgcacgcctatcttctcttctcgagaggatgaaatcaatctggctagagttttggccactactaaaagtcaccagatgtgattctctctttctaaagagggtgttagctacaatcatgttgtaggctagagcaaagcttaagacatcttctccttcttgattcctgatgccatagccaaagcccccatgtgccccttcaaaacctgtgttagatgtacccacgtggccattgaggtctcctcctatgaagagcttctcaccaatcggtacactcctaaccatgtcttccaagccttcccagaactccctcttggtgttctcattgtggcctacttgcggggcatatgcgctgataacattgagaaccaagtcctcagctaccagcttgaccaggataatccggtccccacgtctcctgacgtctaccactccatacttgaggctcttgttgatcaagatgcctacgccatttctgtttgcagccgtccccgtgtaccacagcttgaagccggtatcctccacctccttcgccttctgtcctctccatttggtttcttggacgcaaaggatatcaacacctctcctcactgctgcatcaactagctcccgaagcttccctgtcagagaccctacgttccagctacctaagcgaatcctcctaggctcggctagcttccttacccttcgcactcgtcgagtcaaatgcgaagacccttgctcattttccactacatccgggcgccgatgtagcgcgccactaaggatgcgacgacccgatcctcgctcacttgccaccgtatccggatcaagatacggcgcgccacttggggggtgacggcccggcccttgcccattttccaccacacccggg encodes the following:
- the LOC123103414 gene encoding uncharacterized protein YMR315W, giving the protein MAGDSELLPRIAVVGAGIFARTQYIPRLREISHLVVLKAIWSRTQESAEAAAELARDFAPGIECKWGDAGLEEIMGDPSILGVAVVLAGQVQVELSLKMLKAGKHVIQEKPASGSTTEAETALSVYNSFPNKFPYKPIWALGENYRFEPAFVESSKLMNDIGDMMNIQVIVEGSMNSSNPYFNSSWRRNFVGGFILDMGVHFIAGLRMLVGSEVATVSSISRHVDTDLPPPDNICSLFQLENGCAGVLVFAVNSRSPKILWRVDGTKGTVKIERGDDGGKHGYQVLFSSESGECQKTFYPFCGVHEELKAFVHDMVQASKDGDHKAEPRSSYVEGARDVAVLEAMLESSAKQGAMVQVKKF